One genomic segment of Rhizobium viscosum includes these proteins:
- a CDS encoding GrpB family protein, with protein MQQEQDESFGLGVPHLAVRLADPNAKWREAYLLEEARIRGALGPLAIDIQHFGSTAIPGIKAKPIIDILIGVRRLDDGLACIKPMEAIGYDYAGADIVPDDHLFGRGVTGETRTHLAHVVEYQGFNWRRNIFFRDRLQGDPALALAYEELKIGLAEKYAESRAAYTGAKKDFIDRVLAEAGLA; from the coding sequence ATGCAGCAGGAGCAGGATGAATCGTTTGGATTGGGCGTCCCGCATCTGGCGGTGAGGCTCGCCGACCCAAATGCCAAGTGGCGGGAGGCCTATCTGCTGGAAGAGGCCAGGATCCGTGGCGCGCTTGGCCCTCTGGCAATCGACATACAGCACTTCGGCAGCACCGCCATTCCAGGCATCAAGGCGAAACCGATCATCGATATCCTGATCGGCGTTCGCCGCCTTGATGACGGACTTGCCTGCATCAAGCCCATGGAAGCGATCGGCTACGACTATGCCGGTGCCGACATCGTGCCCGACGACCATCTCTTCGGCCGCGGTGTCACGGGCGAGACACGCACTCATCTCGCACATGTCGTCGAATATCAGGGCTTCAACTGGAGGCGGAACATCTTCTTCCGCGACAGGCTGCAAGGCGATCCAGCCCTTGCGCTGGCCTATGAAGAACTGAAGATCGGCCTCGCGGAAAAATATGCCGAGAGTCGTGCGGCCTATACCGGCGCGAAGAAGGATTTCATCGACAGGGTTCTGGCCGAGGCCGGTCTGGCCTGA
- a CDS encoding Gfo/Idh/MocA family protein, whose translation MSAINLAIVGVGKIVRDQHLPSIAANADFKLVATASRHGTVDGVTAYTSIDDMLDAEPSIDAVSLCMPPQYRYEAAYKALAAGKHVFLEKPPGATLSEVEDLEDLANKQGATLFASWHSRYAAAVEAAKSFLSSTEMKSMHVIWKEDVRHWHPNQEWIWQAGGLGVFDPGINALSIVTHILPKAMFLSAGTLEFPENRDSPIAADLHFRNVDYVPVHAEFDWRQTGKQSWDIIAETAAGQMVLSEGGSKLSVGGELKFSAPEAEYPSLYRRFAELIKAGKSDVDLAPLRHVADAFMLGKRKFVEAFYD comes from the coding sequence ATGTCAGCCATCAACCTCGCCATCGTCGGCGTCGGCAAGATCGTCCGCGACCAGCACCTCCCCTCCATCGCCGCCAATGCCGATTTCAAGCTGGTGGCGACGGCAAGCCGCCACGGCACGGTCGACGGCGTTACCGCCTATACGTCGATCGACGACATGCTCGACGCCGAACCATCGATCGATGCCGTTTCGCTCTGCATGCCGCCGCAGTATCGCTATGAAGCGGCTTACAAGGCGCTGGCCGCCGGCAAGCACGTTTTCCTTGAAAAACCACCGGGTGCGACGCTGAGCGAAGTGGAAGATCTGGAAGATCTCGCCAACAAGCAGGGTGCGACGCTGTTTGCAAGCTGGCATTCGCGCTATGCGGCAGCCGTCGAAGCCGCCAAATCGTTTCTTTCCTCGACCGAAATGAAGAGCATGCACGTCATCTGGAAGGAAGACGTGCGCCACTGGCATCCGAACCAGGAATGGATCTGGCAGGCCGGCGGTCTCGGCGTTTTCGATCCGGGCATCAACGCGCTTTCAATCGTGACGCATATCCTGCCGAAGGCGATGTTCCTCAGCGCCGGCACGCTGGAATTCCCTGAAAACCGCGACTCGCCGATCGCTGCCGACCTGCATTTCCGCAATGTCGACTACGTTCCCGTTCACGCAGAATTCGACTGGCGCCAGACGGGCAAGCAGAGCTGGGACATCATCGCCGAAACGGCTGCCGGCCAGATGGTTCTCTCTGAAGGTGGCTCGAAGCTCTCGGTCGGCGGCGAGCTGAAGTTCTCGGCCCCGGAGGCCGAATATCCGTCGCTCTATCGCCGCTTTGCCGAGCTCATCAAGGCCGGCAAGTCGGATGTCGATCTGGCGCCGCTGCGCCATGTCGCCGATGCCTTCATGCTCGGCAAGCGCAAATTCGTCGAGGCGTTCTACGACTGA
- a CDS encoding DNA polymerase III subunit chi: MTEILFYHLTESKLEDALPPLLDKSIERGWRVAVQMKEAARRDALDQHLWTYREDSFLPHGTDEGDFAADQPVLLTVSPDNANAATVRFIVDGAEPPTVADYERIVFMFDGYDQEQLEGARAQWKKLKGEGHNLTYWQQTPEGRWDKKA; the protein is encoded by the coding sequence ATGACGGAAATCCTCTTCTACCACCTGACGGAATCGAAGCTGGAAGACGCGCTTCCGCCGTTGCTCGACAAGAGTATTGAGCGCGGCTGGCGCGTCGCCGTCCAGATGAAGGAGGCTGCGCGGCGCGATGCGCTGGATCAGCATCTGTGGACCTATCGAGAGGACAGCTTTCTGCCGCATGGCACGGATGAGGGAGATTTCGCCGCGGATCAGCCCGTTCTCCTGACCGTTTCGCCTGACAATGCCAATGCTGCGACCGTCCGCTTCATCGTCGATGGCGCCGAGCCGCCGACCGTCGCGGATTATGAGAGGATCGTCTTCATGTTCGACGGTTATGATCAGGAGCAGCTTGAGGGCGCGCGCGCCCAATGGAAGAAGCTGAAAGGCGAGGGGCACAATCTCACCTATTGGCAGCAGACGCCGGAGGGACGGTGGGATAAGAAGGCCTGA
- a CDS encoding leucyl aminopeptidase — protein sequence MSAKFEISFSKSAKLGGGLAILLKTSEADTAAGADIADPAGVIAKASKIARFSAKSLAALDLVAPEGAPVDRIIVLGLGKPADLTVHDWLKAGGSAASRIKNTEKATVFIDAPGADVSAKAAVDFALGMLLRAYSFDIYKTKKNDDEEKQAKSVKVTIVTADAAAAKKAFADAEAVADGVNLARDLVNEPPNALGPVEFAAKAKELEKLGVEVEILTEREMRRLGMGALLGVAQGSVRPPRLAVMQWKGGKGKDRPIAFIGKGVVFDTGGISIKPAANMEDMKGDMGGAAAVTGLMHTLAARRAPVNVVGIIGLVENMPDGNAQRPGDIVTSMSGQTIEIINTDAEGRLVLCDALWYCNDRFKPQFMINLATLTGAIMVALGNSHAGLFSNDDPLSAQLTTAGLVTNEKLWRMPLGKEYDKMIDSKFADMKNTGGRLAGSITAAHFLKRFVQDTPWAHLDIAGTAMGSVQDEINQSWGSGFGVRLLDELVRSNYETR from the coding sequence ATGTCTGCAAAATTCGAAATTTCATTCTCAAAATCGGCAAAACTCGGCGGCGGCCTCGCGATCCTCCTGAAGACATCAGAGGCAGACACGGCGGCTGGGGCCGATATTGCCGATCCGGCGGGAGTGATCGCCAAGGCGTCGAAGATTGCGCGCTTCTCGGCAAAATCGTTGGCTGCCCTCGACCTGGTGGCGCCGGAGGGTGCGCCTGTCGATCGCATCATCGTCCTTGGCCTCGGCAAACCGGCAGACCTCACCGTCCACGACTGGCTGAAGGCCGGCGGTAGCGCTGCCTCGCGAATTAAGAATACCGAGAAGGCGACGGTCTTCATTGATGCGCCCGGCGCAGACGTCAGCGCCAAGGCTGCGGTCGATTTCGCCCTCGGCATGCTGCTCCGCGCCTACAGTTTCGACATCTACAAGACGAAAAAGAATGACGACGAGGAGAAACAGGCGAAGTCGGTCAAGGTAACGATCGTCACGGCCGATGCGGCTGCCGCCAAGAAGGCCTTCGCCGATGCCGAAGCGGTTGCCGACGGTGTCAATCTCGCCCGCGATCTGGTCAACGAGCCGCCGAATGCGCTCGGCCCGGTGGAATTTGCCGCCAAGGCAAAGGAACTCGAGAAGCTTGGCGTCGAGGTGGAAATCCTCACCGAGCGCGAAATGCGCCGTCTCGGTATGGGCGCTCTGCTCGGCGTTGCCCAGGGTTCCGTCCGTCCCCCGCGGCTTGCGGTCATGCAATGGAAGGGCGGAAAGGGCAAGGACCGGCCGATCGCCTTCATCGGTAAGGGCGTCGTCTTCGACACCGGCGGCATCTCGATCAAGCCGGCTGCCAACATGGAAGACATGAAGGGCGATATGGGCGGTGCGGCTGCCGTCACCGGCCTCATGCACACACTTGCCGCCCGCAGGGCGCCGGTCAATGTCGTGGGCATCATCGGCCTTGTGGAAAACATGCCTGATGGCAACGCTCAGCGTCCGGGCGACATCGTCACCTCCATGTCCGGCCAGACGATCGAGATCATCAACACGGACGCGGAAGGCCGTCTCGTGCTCTGCGATGCGCTCTGGTATTGCAACGACCGCTTCAAGCCGCAGTTCATGATCAATCTTGCAACACTGACAGGCGCCATCATGGTCGCGCTCGGCAATAGTCATGCCGGTCTCTTCTCGAATGACGATCCCCTGTCTGCGCAGCTGACGACCGCCGGTCTCGTCACGAACGAGAAACTGTGGCGCATGCCGCTCGGCAAGGAATATGACAAGATGATCGACAGCAAGTTCGCCGACATGAAGAATACCGGCGGCCGCCTCGCCGGTTCCATCACTGCGGCCCATTTCCTCAAGCGCTTCGTGCAGGATACGCCCTGGGCGCATCTCGATATCGCAGGCACGGCCATGGGCTCGGTGCAGGACGAGATCAACCAGTCTTGGGGCTCCGGTTTCGGCGTGCGCCTGCTCGATGAACTGGTCCGCTCGAATTACGAAACACGATGA